The Leisingera daeponensis DSM 23529 genome includes the window ATCGTCATGTCGAAACCGACCTCAAGACAGGCCGCGCGGAAAGTTGCAGCGAAGCCGGAGCGCTCCATTGGGCGTTCCGTGGTGGAGGGGAACAGGTAGTCGCTGTCGGCGTGATTTTTCCCGAAGGGATGGGCGGCAACGAGGCGCGGCCTGATCTCGGTGAGATACCAGTGCAGGATCGGCCCCAGATCATCGTCGGCGATCTCATCGATGTCGGCGTTGTTCTTGACCTGCTCGCCTGGAATCTTGAGGCGTAGCACCCGAAGACGGGGATCTTGCATGAACTCTTCCGTGTCGAATTCCGCTTCCTCGCCGCGCATCCGGAGGGTGCGGAGATTCGTAGAACGAACCGGCGACGCGCGGAAGAGGATCGCAACCTGAACGGCAGTGACGCCCATGCGCAGGGCCATCATCATTTCACTCGGCCGCACTTTGCGGTTATTGTTGGTGCGGGCGAGGATCGCCTTCGAGCGCTTCATCAGCAGTTCCGGAAGAAGGTGCGCCTTTTCCTGCTTGGCAATGTTCCGGTCGAACTCCTTGATCCAGCGCTCGCGGCCCGTCGACATCTTGCCGACTGAATTGGTGCGGATCGCAGGTTTCCGACGCAGTTTCACCAGCCGCTTTTCCTCCTTCGGACAAACCCCCAGATAGACGATCGCAAGATGCACGAGCCGTGAAACATGGCAGTGCAGTGTGCTCGTCTCCGCGCTCTGGCCGCGTGCCTTGCGTGCTGTGATCCAGTGGTTGATTGCGGCGACGAGGTTCGGATGGGTGATCGCCTCCTTTAGGTCGGCGCTGTCCTCGATCAGGTCCTGGGCTGCGAGTTCGCGCAGAAGCCAGTTCAACGAGGTTTCGTAGCCGTCGATTGAGGACTGCTTGAACTCCGCCGGGGTGCCCTCGAACTGTGGGCCTTCTTCTCCAAACTGTTTGAAAGACATGATTCGGTCGAAGTCGGACCATATCAAAGCCGCCGCGGGATTGCCTGCGCTCCGGCGCCAATTACTGACTTCCGGGCGCAGCATGCGCGGTTGGGGCAAGGGGGCCGCGGGAAGGAGGCCCGCCAGCCCCGGCAGCTCGTCCTGGCGTTTGATCAGCCGGTTGAGCCCCACCAGGCCGCGACGGAACGACTTCCGGCGCCTGTTGGGGAGGTCCAAGGCCGTCCGGTCGATCCAGTCCGGAGTGAGATCGGCGAGAGGGAGGCCTGAGCGGGACGCTTCACGCACCACTACACCGATGGTCAGATCCGAGTTGGCCCCGAGGATCTTTCCTTTGCCCTGGTTGTCACGCACCGTCGTCAGGACGGTTGCGCAGGCGGGGATCAGGGGCACGTGCTGAGGAACGCCGCTCAGGCGTTTGAGGATCATGCGCACATTCTTGCGCCAGGACTTGAACTCCTGGGCGGACTTGAACGGCGCGGGTACAATATGGACCCGTCCCTTGCCCCACTTCCTGTTGAAGGCGGCAAGGTCGGCGGAAATGCGGCTCAGGTCAGTCCGGTAGACCTTGGCGGACTTCCGGAGGGAAGCCCGGAGGTTCTTTTCGAAGCTGGCAGCGTAGCCGAGACCGGGCAGCTGAATCTCGGCGTCCTTCATGGTTTTTGGTTTGTCCATTTGCTTGTCTTTCATGTCTGAAGTGGCGGGGAGAGGTTCGGAGAAAGGCCTCTCCACGACCGCGGAAGAAGCGTAGGCTGGCAGTGCCGGAAACCAGCCGGTTTGCCGCAAACAACGCGGTTTTAAGGGGGCTTCAGCCGCACACCCTTGGACATACATGCCGGGTATGTCGGGGAGTGGTCGGCTGAGGTTGCCGCAAAACCGCGTCCAATGCTGCAAACCGGGCTGGTTCCGGCAGGAAGCGGGTGAAGCCCGTCACGATCAGCCAAGGATCGCGGCCTTCCGGATGTCGCACTCGCGGAATCGCCAATCGGTGCCGAGCCGGATTGCTGGGAGGCTTCCCTTGAGCGCCCGATCGGTGATTGTGCGCGGCTTCAGGTGGGGAAATAAACGGCCGACCTCGGTGGGCGTCAGCAGAGGTCTGAGGAATTCCGCTTCGTCGGCCCGGGGCACGTACCTGGCTCCCTCGAGCGCCCAAATGTCGCGCCAGAGGTAGCGCTTTGGCCCTGTCGAGACGGGAGCAGCGCTGGAGCGCTTAAGCAGATTTCGGACGGTGGGCGGGGTGAGACCCCAATGGCGGGCGATCTGCGCGACGGTGGCAGTGCCCGGATCGGTGTTTTGTGGCATGGTCGGCTCCTTTCAAGAAGAAACTCGGACCGATGCCGAAAATAAAAATTGCCATTTTCTGGCGGCTACAATTTTTCTATGGTGCGTCAGCAACCCGCCCCTCGGCAGGGGCGGCGGCTCTCAGTCGTTCAAAAAATTGGCCAAGTCGGAGCATACAAGCTACTGCGTTGGATCGGCCGGACATGGGCAGAGTAGATTTCTCCGATGCGGACGCGAAAGGCCGGTTCAGCCCATAAGTCGACTGACAATGCTTGGCCCGGTGCATATCAATAGTGGAGGTTTTGAACTGCGCGAATCAAAACGCGGACGAAGTAAATTTCGCCGCGAGAACGGCGTGCGCACGAACTGACCAGATTTAGACGTATGTAGTATTGGGGGAAATGCAGTTTGAGTCCGGAGACATTAGCGCGGCTTCTCGCATCTATGAATGCCGGGCGCCTTCTGGTGGTCTGCGGAGCGGGCCTCTCGATGGCTCCGCCCAGCAGTCTGCCTTCCGCCCGTACCGTGGCGGAACGCTGCTTCGACAAGTACCAGCTCGAGGTTGATCCTGCGTGTGATGTCGCGCTACGTGACAATCTTGAAGCGCTGGCTGAACACTTCGTGGCCACGAATACACTCCAGTCCGTATTCATCGAGCACTTGGTGCCCTGGCAATCCTTTGCGCGGCCGTACAATCCCGGTCATTCTGCCATCGCCGACTTTTTGCTTACCCGAGCTGCTGTGGCCGGCATATCCAGCAACTACGACATACTCATCGAGCGCAGTGCCTGGGATTACGGAGCTGACTTTCGTGGTTCGCTCGATGGGGATGAGGCCAACGTTGACGTGACGCGCCAAGCGCCGCTTCTGAAGTTTCACGGGTGTTCGCAGCGCGATCCTGCCTCAACGGTCTGGGCCCCCTCGCAGCTTGAAGATCCCATCATTTCTGCTCGCATCGAACGCAGCAAGACCTGGATGGCGGCCAACCTGCGACAGAAGGATCTTCTGGTCGTCGGATTTTGGTCAGACTGGGAATATCTCAACGCTGTGATCGGTGGCGCCTTGGCTGACGTCCAACCACTTTCGGTTACTGTCGTCGATCTCTCGCCGACGAATGCCTTGCAAGAAAAGGCGCCCCAACTCTGGCAGATCGCCCATGCCGAAAACGTTCACTTCGAGCATGTCCGCGAGTCTGGAGCAGTAGCCCTCGACGAATTGCGAAAGGCATTTTCCACGAACTACTTGCGCCAAGTGCTGGCCGCCGGTAGAGCCGTTTTCGAAGCATCGACCGGTGTACAATGCAATCCAGAGTGGCTCGAAGTCGCCAATTTCGACAGTGAGACTTTGTATGGGTTGCGCAGGGATGCCGAAGGTGTCGCAGCTGTGCAGCCTGCCACACGTCTTCGTCCTGGTAATGTCGAGGCTCTGGGTTATTTTCACCTATTACTGCGCCAGAATGGCGCGACACAGCTCCCGAATGGGTATGATCTGAAAGGTCGCAGCATCCGGGTGCTCAATGGCTCCGAAGCGATCCTCGGAACGCTGAGAAAGCAGTTCATCGAACCTCCTGTTACCGTAAGCGCGGATATCGTGGTCGCGGTGGGGGCAACCGATCTCGGCCTTCCCAGCAATGTTGTTCGAAGCGGTCGAACAGGCGACTTAATACGTCCAGAAGCCGCCGGAGACTGGTTCGATGTCAATGGCGCACGAGAGGAATTGGACATCTAATGGATATCGCAAACCAAGCTGAAATCGTGCTCCGCAATGAACAATATGAAACTTGGTCCTGGTCAGGACCGAACGGTCCAGTAACCTGTTTCGAAAGTGCCGCTGCCATGGGTTTCGTCCATGTGTTCGAAACCTCAGCCGCCCTCATTGCCGGTTGGCCAGGCACTCAACATACCACCCTTGCTCGATACGCCGCATCCCTGCGAGGTGCTGGTGACAAAGCGTGGAACGTCTATTCGGTGTTCCTAACCGCCGAGCGTGCGCCTTCGAATGCCCGCGTTGTCGAGCGGATTGAAGAAGACTTCACTCTCACGCGGAAGATCGCCCGCACTGCCGTGACGACGACTGAGGACGTAGAGAGGGCTTTAACCCCACTGTTAAGAATTCGCGCGCAACCGCTGCTGGGCGCGACGAATTTCGAAGATCGTCTTCGCACCCGTTTGAAAGATGTTCCTGCTAACGCTGTGACGGCCTTCCTCAATGAAACGCCAGCAGTGAATGTTGCTCGAATCTTGGGGGCTAAGTCATGAAGCTTGACTATGTTGAAGTTTGCGGCTTCCGAGGTTTTCGGGACAAGGTCAGGATAGACTTCGGTGGCGGCTTCACTGTCATCACCGGCCGCAACGGCGTCGGTAAGAGCACGCTGTGCGATGCCGTTGAGTTTGCAATTACTGGGCTGATAGAAAAGTACGCCGTCGAGAAGGCAGCCAAGGAGAGCCTTGCGGACTATCTCTGGTGGCGCGGCGTCGGCGAGCCGGATGCCCACTACGTAACCGCTTCCTTCATCGGCGAAGACGGCACTCCTTTCCAGATCACGCGGACCCGCGAAAGTGGCGCCGATCGCTCGCCGGAAGAGATCCAGGCCGCCTTGTGCAGCGGGCCTGCACCCGAGAACGCGCTACGCCAGCTGACGCGCACGTCTATCATTCGTGACGAATGGATCGCCGCAATGAGTTTGGACCTTTCGGAGACAGAGCGCTTCGATCTCGTCCGTGGGGCGCTGGGGGCCATAGAAGGTTCTGAAGCGGCCGCGAAAGCCAGAGAGGTCGTTGTGGCAGCCGACGCTGCTCACGTGCGTAACGAAGGAGCATATGAGAAAGCGCGTGGGAGGTTGGCGGAACGCCTGACCCAGCAATCGGAAATCCAGGCCACGCTCAGCCGCTCCGGTGACGCCTCCGCCGCCCTGACGATTGTGGGCGCCTCGGTGCCGAATGCGCCGACAGAAATTATCGCTCTCCTTGAGGCTGCTCGTGGTGTCCTCGCTGACGGGCGGGCGCGCAATGCGCGGATCGCAGAAGCTGTCGAGGTCGGACGAGAGCTTTTTGCGCGTAAAAAACGCTTCCATACGCCCGCCGCGGTAGTGGCGCGTGAAGGATCGCTGGCCGAGCTCGAAACTGCGCGAGCAGCAAAAGACGCTGCCCTGGCGGCGGTCACCGCGGCGGAAGCTCAGCTGGCGCGGGAAGAGGATGCAGATGCGGTCGCAGCTTCGCTCGCCATTATGGTTGAGCATGGGGAGCGCCTCGGTATTCACGACGAGCATTGCCCGCTTTGCGCGGCCCATCGAACTTCCGCGGAATTTGCCGCCGGCCTGGTCGCTGCGCGCCGACGTATTTCGAGCCTTGCATCCGGTGTTCAAGATGCGCGCAAGACCTTGACCGCGGCCAATGACGAGGCATGGGAGGCTTCGTCTACCTTCGCCAGAGTAGAACGTGAAGTTGCGGCCAATCAGGCTGAGGAAGGTGCCTTACGTCAGGCTG containing:
- a CDS encoding helix-turn-helix domain-containing protein, translating into MPQNTDPGTATVAQIARHWGLTPPTVRNLLKRSSAAPVSTGPKRYLWRDIWALEGARYVPRADEAEFLRPLLTPTEVGRLFPHLKPRTITDRALKGSLPAIRLGTDWRFRECDIRKAAILG
- a CDS encoding SIR2 family protein; translation: MNAGRLLVVCGAGLSMAPPSSLPSARTVAERCFDKYQLEVDPACDVALRDNLEALAEHFVATNTLQSVFIEHLVPWQSFARPYNPGHSAIADFLLTRAAVAGISSNYDILIERSAWDYGADFRGSLDGDEANVDVTRQAPLLKFHGCSQRDPASTVWAPSQLEDPIISARIERSKTWMAANLRQKDLLVVGFWSDWEYLNAVIGGALADVQPLSVTVVDLSPTNALQEKAPQLWQIAHAENVHFEHVRESGAVALDELRKAFSTNYLRQVLAAGRAVFEASTGVQCNPEWLEVANFDSETLYGLRRDAEGVAAVQPATRLRPGNVEALGYFHLLLRQNGATQLPNGYDLKGRSIRVLNGSEAILGTLRKQFIEPPVTVSADIVVAVGATDLGLPSNVVRSGRTGDLIRPEAAGDWFDVNGAREELDI
- a CDS encoding AAA family ATPase; the encoded protein is MKLDYVEVCGFRGFRDKVRIDFGGGFTVITGRNGVGKSTLCDAVEFAITGLIEKYAVEKAAKESLADYLWWRGVGEPDAHYVTASFIGEDGTPFQITRTRESGADRSPEEIQAALCSGPAPENALRQLTRTSIIRDEWIAAMSLDLSETERFDLVRGALGAIEGSEAAAKAREVVVAADAAHVRNEGAYEKARGRLAERLTQQSEIQATLSRSGDASAALTIVGASVPNAPTEIIALLEAARGVLADGRARNARIAEAVEVGRELFARKKRFHTPAAVVAREGSLAELETARAAKDAALAAVTAAEAQLAREEDADAVAASLAIMVEHGERLGIHDEHCPLCAAHRTSAEFAAGLVAARRRISSLASGVQDARKTLTAANDEAWEASSTFARVEREVAANQAEEGALRQAEETYAAFFERWRIDPRFLSDPVGLETHAEAERDRLLNLERALVVLEASQSVSRMASIEKDIERLREEIDNLTDLVNQSQAAATSAREIERSVKRVSAEIIDERLAQISPLLNELYQRLRPHADWRTIDYSIRGDVKRFLSLKVGDGLNPQFVFSSGQRRAAGLAFLLSVHLARAWTPLRSLLLDDPVQHIDDFRALHLVEVLAALRLDHRQIICAVEDPALADLLCRRLLSTTGEPGRRYDIDLGSEGAPSVLTTADVSPMPVGVLREGPRVVGG